From a single Thermococcus sp. genomic region:
- a CDS encoding LAGLIDADG family homing endonuclease translates to MDREDMIERYARFLREYVDDSGNEVYLNKLKDLLTVTPKRSLAIDWTHLNSFDPELAGELLENPEESILAAEDAIQIVLREPPLLKEEEFKVHARFYNLPRTLLVKELGSEHINRLIQVEGIITRVSEVKPFVEKAVFVCKDCGNEMVRLQRPYENIVKPSKCDACGSRNVDLDVEKSRFINFQSFRLQDRPESLKGGQMPRFVDAILLDDLVDTALPGDRVLVTGILRVILEQRDKRPIFKKVLEVNHIEQLSKEIEELEISPEDEQKIRELAKRKDIVDAIVDSIAPAIWGHKTVKKGIALALFGGVQRTLPDGTKLRGESHVLLVGDPGVAKCVDYNTEVVLADGSLKKIGEIVEEAVERAEKEGTLGKVDDGVYAPLDLELYALDAETLKVRKVKANIAWKRTTPGKMFRIKTASGREIKVTPTHPFFVFDDGQFKTRKAEELREGDFIAVPRIIPTEGEAVRLSNAPIQKPKTAKSRLVLPEFADEEFWYVMGLISGEGYAQNRGGSATLYFTNNDPELIEKVYNYLKCIGLTPKIREAHRGKNSGEVYASSIELYHLLEWLGLAKPSAEKTVPPQLFRARAEDVRAFLRGYFDAEGTVDKRRPKITVVSASKEMLRGIQHLLLRFGIKSQLHETKSRATNGKMRDKKTYYRLIITGEDVLKFRTEIGFRIKRKQRILEDVTESISPNTNVDVVPGVGDFLRELRTEARLTQKEMGINRSTYLHYERGDRLPSREKLGLIVETLKKHLSESEEVKILSLLANSDIFWDRVREIEEYKPEHPWVYDLQVPEHHNFIANDIFVHNSQILRYVANLAPRAIYTSGKSSSAAGLTAAAVRDEFTGSWVLEAGVLVLADGGFALIDEFDKMSDRDRSAIHEALEQQTISISKAGITATLNARTTVIAAANPKFGRFNRHKSLPEQLDLPPTLLSRFDLIFLLLDEPDEKVDSSIAEHILRVRRGEAEAVTPKIPYDLLKKYIAYARKNVHPVLSREAMEEIKRYYVRMRKGFKRPGEDDGVQPIPITARQLEALIRLSEAHARMRLSETVTREDARAAIAIIEDMIRKIAVDEEGTLDVSILEVGKSSKKINKIDRMVDIIKSLESEGEFGAPEDRIIEAAKQAGLGSENEIKKLINDLKRDARIYEPRAGFYRVL, encoded by the coding sequence ATGGACAGGGAGGACATGATAGAAAGGTACGCGCGCTTTCTGAGGGAGTACGTGGACGACAGCGGAAACGAGGTATATCTGAACAAGCTCAAGGATTTGCTCACGGTCACCCCAAAGCGCTCACTGGCGATAGACTGGACGCACCTCAACTCCTTCGACCCCGAGCTGGCGGGCGAGCTCCTCGAAAACCCGGAAGAGAGCATACTCGCGGCCGAGGATGCGATTCAAATAGTCCTCCGTGAGCCGCCCCTCCTCAAGGAGGAGGAGTTCAAAGTTCACGCGAGGTTTTACAACCTTCCGAGGACTCTCCTTGTCAAGGAACTCGGGAGCGAGCACATAAACCGGCTCATCCAGGTGGAGGGCATAATCACGCGCGTGAGCGAGGTGAAGCCCTTCGTCGAGAAGGCCGTCTTCGTCTGCAAGGACTGCGGCAACGAGATGGTCCGCCTCCAGAGGCCCTACGAGAACATAGTCAAGCCGAGCAAGTGCGACGCCTGCGGTTCCAGAAACGTTGACCTTGACGTCGAGAAGAGCCGCTTCATTAACTTCCAGAGCTTCCGCCTTCAGGACAGGCCCGAAAGCTTGAAAGGCGGTCAGATGCCCCGCTTCGTTGATGCGATACTCCTGGACGACCTTGTGGATACGGCCCTGCCTGGCGATAGGGTTCTGGTTACCGGAATTCTCCGCGTCATCCTGGAGCAGAGGGACAAGAGGCCGATATTCAAGAAGGTTCTGGAGGTAAACCACATAGAACAGCTCAGCAAGGAAATCGAGGAGCTTGAGATTTCACCGGAGGACGAGCAGAAGATACGCGAGCTGGCCAAAAGGAAGGACATCGTCGATGCCATCGTTGACTCCATAGCCCCCGCAATATGGGGCCACAAGACCGTTAAGAAGGGCATCGCGCTGGCGCTCTTCGGCGGTGTGCAGAGAACACTGCCCGATGGGACCAAGCTCAGGGGAGAGAGCCACGTCCTGCTTGTGGGAGATCCGGGAGTGGCTAAGTGCGTTGATTACAATACAGAGGTCGTTTTAGCAGATGGAAGTCTGAAAAAGATTGGGGAGATTGTTGAAGAAGCCGTCGAGAGAGCGGAAAAAGAAGGAACGCTCGGGAAAGTTGACGATGGCGTCTACGCTCCCCTTGATCTCGAGCTCTACGCCCTTGACGCAGAGACGTTGAAGGTAAGAAAGGTCAAGGCGAACATAGCCTGGAAGAGAACCACTCCGGGGAAAATGTTCAGGATAAAGACCGCCAGCGGCAGGGAAATTAAGGTAACCCCAACTCACCCGTTCTTCGTCTTTGATGACGGCCAGTTTAAGACGAGGAAAGCGGAGGAGCTTAGAGAGGGGGACTTCATAGCAGTCCCGAGGATTATACCAACAGAAGGGGAAGCAGTAAGACTAAGCAACGCACCTATCCAAAAACCGAAAACCGCAAAGAGCAGGCTTGTTCTTCCGGAGTTCGCTGACGAGGAATTCTGGTACGTTATGGGGCTGATATCAGGGGAAGGCTATGCCCAGAACAGGGGCGGAAGCGCCACTCTCTACTTCACAAACAACGACCCCGAACTCATAGAGAAGGTTTACAACTACCTCAAATGTATTGGCCTCACCCCCAAGATAAGGGAAGCCCACAGAGGCAAGAATTCCGGGGAAGTCTATGCTTCCAGTATCGAACTCTACCACCTCTTAGAGTGGCTGGGGCTTGCAAAACCCTCAGCGGAGAAAACAGTTCCACCTCAGCTTTTCAGGGCAAGAGCAGAGGACGTTAGAGCATTTCTCAGGGGGTACTTTGACGCTGAAGGGACAGTGGACAAGAGAAGACCAAAAATAACAGTTGTCTCAGCTTCAAAAGAGATGCTGAGAGGAATCCAGCACCTGCTCCTCAGATTTGGGATAAAATCCCAGCTACACGAGACTAAAAGTAGGGCCACCAACGGGAAAATGAGAGATAAGAAGACCTACTACCGCCTTATTATAACCGGGGAAGATGTGTTGAAGTTCAGGACCGAGATAGGATTTAGAATCAAAAGGAAACAGCGCATCCTTGAGGACGTCACAGAAAGCATCTCCCCCAACACCAACGTGGACGTTGTTCCAGGAGTTGGTGACTTTCTCAGAGAGCTGAGAACCGAGGCAAGGTTAACCCAGAAGGAGATGGGCATAAACCGCTCAACTTACCTCCACTACGAGAGGGGCGATAGGTTACCCAGCAGAGAGAAACTCGGGCTAATTGTTGAAACCCTCAAGAAGCACCTATCTGAATCGGAAGAGGTTAAAATCCTCAGCCTTCTGGCAAACTCGGACATCTTCTGGGACAGGGTTAGAGAGATAGAAGAATACAAGCCAGAACACCCCTGGGTCTATGACCTCCAGGTTCCGGAGCACCATAACTTCATTGCCAACGACATCTTCGTCCACAACAGCCAGATTCTCCGCTACGTGGCCAATTTGGCGCCGAGGGCGATTTATACGAGTGGTAAGAGCAGTTCGGCCGCGGGGCTTACTGCAGCCGCCGTGAGGGATGAATTCACAGGCTCCTGGGTTTTAGAAGCGGGTGTTTTGGTGCTCGCCGACGGCGGATTCGCGTTAATCGATGAATTCGACAAGATGAGCGACCGCGACAGGAGCGCCATACATGAAGCGCTGGAGCAGCAAACAATAAGCATCAGTAAGGCAGGAATCACCGCGACCCTCAACGCAAGAACTACCGTCATAGCGGCCGCTAACCCCAAGTTTGGCAGGTTCAACAGACACAAGTCCCTTCCGGAGCAGCTCGACCTTCCGCCGACCCTGCTCAGCCGTTTCGACCTGATCTTCCTTCTCCTCGACGAGCCGGACGAGAAGGTCGACTCAAGCATAGCGGAGCACATCCTCAGGGTGCGCAGGGGGGAGGCCGAGGCCGTAACGCCCAAGATACCCTACGACCTGCTCAAAAAGTACATCGCCTACGCGAGAAAGAACGTCCATCCCGTTCTGAGCAGGGAGGCAATGGAGGAGATAAAGCGCTACTACGTCAGGATGAGAAAGGGCTTTAAGAGGCCGGGCGAGGACGACGGCGTGCAGCCGATTCCGATAACGGCAAGGCAGCTGGAGGCGCTGATAAGGCTCAGCGAGGCACACGCCAGAATGCGCCTCAGTGAGACCGTAACAAGGGAAGACGCGAGGGCGGCGATAGCAATAATCGAGGACATGATAAGGAAGATAGCCGTTGACGAGGAGGGAACTCTGGACGTCTCGATACTCGAGGTCGGCAAGAGCTCCAAGAAGATAAACAAGATAGACAGGATGGTTGACATCATAAAGAGCCTTGAGAGTGAGGGAGAGTTCGGAGCTCCAGAGGACAGGATAATCGAGGCAGCGAAGCAGGCCGGTCTCGGCTCGGAGAACGAGATAAAGAAGCTAATCAACGACCTCAAGCGCGACGCCAGGATATACGAGCCGCGCGCGGGCTTCTACCGCGTGCTCTGA
- a CDS encoding translation initiation factor IF-2 subunit beta encodes MSEKKVDFYDFEGLLDKAYEELPENVKHHTSRFEVPAAIVTIAGNRTIIENFVDIAEAMNRDPNHLLKFILREVATAGTLEGRRVVLQGRFTPYLIGNKMKKYLKDYVICPVCGSPDTKIIKRGRFHFLKCEACGAETPIQHL; translated from the coding sequence GTGAGCGAGAAGAAGGTTGACTTTTACGATTTCGAGGGCCTGCTCGATAAGGCTTACGAGGAACTTCCCGAGAACGTCAAGCATCACACTTCCCGTTTCGAGGTTCCGGCAGCGATAGTCACGATCGCCGGAAACAGGACTATAATCGAGAACTTTGTGGACATAGCCGAGGCCATGAACCGTGACCCGAACCATCTGCTCAAGTTCATACTGAGGGAGGTTGCCACTGCTGGAACGCTTGAGGGAAGGCGCGTCGTCCTGCAGGGACGCTTTACACCGTACCTGATAGGCAACAAGATGAAGAAGTACCTCAAGGACTACGTTATCTGTCCGGTCTGCGGAAGCCCCGATACCAAGATTATCAAGCGCGGACGCTTCCACTTCCTCAAGTGTGAGGCCTGTGGCGCCGAAACGCCGATTCAACACCTTTGA
- a CDS encoding metallophosphoesterase, producing MLIGIMSDTHDNLSAIAKAVELFNGRNVELVIHAGDYVAPFVARELKKLRAPLRGVFGNNDGERKGLYEALGIYDEILEIEADGMKIAVTHGTDERIVRALARSKLYDVVIVGHTHRYEIREEGRTILVNPGEVCGYVSGVRSVALLDTRKREVQIINLDTGELLGAMSL from the coding sequence ATGCTGATAGGGATAATGAGCGATACCCATGACAACCTCTCGGCCATCGCCAAGGCTGTTGAGCTGTTCAACGGGAGAAACGTTGAGCTTGTCATCCACGCCGGGGACTACGTTGCCCCCTTTGTTGCCAGGGAGCTCAAGAAGCTCAGGGCACCGCTCAGGGGTGTTTTCGGCAACAACGACGGCGAAAGGAAAGGCCTCTATGAAGCGCTGGGGATCTACGATGAGATACTGGAAATCGAAGCCGATGGCATGAAGATAGCCGTAACCCACGGCACCGACGAGCGCATCGTCCGTGCGCTGGCCAGGAGCAAGCTCTACGATGTGGTCATAGTCGGCCACACCCACCGCTACGAGATACGCGAGGAGGGAAGGACCATACTCGTCAATCCCGGTGAGGTCTGCGGCTACGTCAGCGGTGTGAGGAGCGTTGCCCTCCTGGACACCCGGAAGAGGGAGGTGCAGATAATCAACCTCGACACCGGTGAGCTTCTGGGGGCAATGAGCCTCTAG
- a CDS encoding RNA 3'-terminal phosphate cyclase has translation MIVIDGSYGEGGGQILRTSVALSVITGKPVKIVNIRANRTNPGLRPQHLHGILALKELSNARVKGARVGSTVLEFVPGEAKPAHIRVPIKTAGSITLVL, from the coding sequence GTGATAGTGATAGACGGTTCCTACGGTGAGGGGGGAGGTCAGATACTGAGAACGAGCGTTGCCCTCTCCGTTATCACCGGAAAACCCGTTAAAATCGTAAACATACGCGCCAACAGGACCAACCCTGGCCTTAGACCCCAGCATCTCCACGGGATTCTGGCACTGAAGGAACTCAGCAACGCGAGGGTAAAGGGCGCCCGAGTCGGCTCGACGGTTCTGGAGTTCGTTCCGGGCGAGGCAAAGCCGGCGCATATACGCGTCCCGATAAAGACCGCCGGCAGTATAACCCTCGTCCT